The Scyliorhinus torazame isolate Kashiwa2021f chromosome 7, sScyTor2.1, whole genome shotgun sequence genome has a window encoding:
- the lhx9 gene encoding LIM/homeobox protein Lhx9 isoform X4, giving the protein MWPMLFKMRFSVQRCSRCHLGISASEMVMRARDSVYHLSCFTCTTCNKTLTTGDHFGMKDNLVYCRVHFESLMQGDYHTQLNYTELAAKSGGHGLPYFNGTGTVQKGRPRKRKSPALGVDIPIYNPGCNENDADHLDREQQSYPPTQKTKRMRTSFKHHQLRTMKSYFAINHNPDAKDLKQLAQKTGLTKRVLQVWFQNARAKFRRNLLRQENGGVDKPDGTALPAPPPADRSGAALSPSSTSTTLTDLTNPTLSVVTSVTSNLDVHESGSPSQTTLTNLF; this is encoded by the exons ATGTGGCCCATGTTGTTTAAAAT GAGGTTTTCTGTGCAACGTTGTTCCCGCTGCCACCTCGGAATATCCGCCTCGGAAATGGTAATGCGAGCCAGGGACTCAGTCTATCACTTGAGCTGTTTCACGTGTACGACTTGCAACAAAACACTAACCACAGGCGACCACTTTGGCATGAAAGATAATTTGGTTTACTGCAGAGTTCATTTCGAGTCCCTGATGCAGGGAGACTATCACACGCAGCTGAACTACACCGAGCTGGCGGCAAAGAGTGGGGGGCACGGTTTGCCTTATTTCAACGGGACAGGCACTGTCCAGAAAGGACGGCCCAGGAAAAGAAAGAGCCCTGCCCTCGGAGTTGATATCCCAATTTACAATCCAG GGTGCAATGAGAACGACGCGGACCATTTGGATAGGGAGCAGCAGTCATACCCGCCAACCCAGAAAACCAAGCGCATGCGCACATCCTTCAAACACCACCAGCTTCGCACCATGAAGTCCTACTTCGCCATAAATCATAACCCAGATGCGAAAGATTTAAAACAGCTTGCTCAAAAAACTGGGCTCACCAAAAGAGTTTTGCAG GTTTGGTTTCAAAACGCAAGAGCCAAATTCAGAAGGAACCTTTTACGACAGGAGAATGGGGGTGTTGATAAACCTGATGGCACAGCACTTCCTGCCCCGCCCCCAGCCGACAGGTCCGGCGCCGCTCTAAGTCCAAGCAGCACTTCGACCACTTTAACAGACTTGACCAATCCCACTCTGTCAGTAGTGACATCTGTGACCTCTAACCTGGACGTGCACGAATCCGGGAGTCCGTCACAAACTACCTTAACGAACCTTTTCTAA